One window of Methanothermobacter tenebrarum genomic DNA carries:
- a CDS encoding DUF2119 domain-containing protein, translating to MAGRDMSFFRLIEKGDEPRRLFVGGLHGREGLTTIKALRLLSFEDVKDGKLIIYNCDPTFYLSTLERSYYNTRQGREIISLIEYYRPSIYVEAHCYKDYRGLIDPDRKRKMGVPPLIELENGVLIGSVSPHIRTSFFKRADVCITLEMPCIHDKIDTEALETYTNILKVIASIKDRPELEEKLAKRYPEQVETARRYAIEFFGDYPPF from the coding sequence TTGGCAGGAAGGGACATGAGTTTCTTCAGGCTGATAGAAAAGGGGGATGAGCCGAGAAGATTATTTGTAGGGGGCTTGCATGGAAGGGAGGGTCTTACAACAATAAAAGCCCTCAGGCTATTGAGTTTTGAGGATGTGAAGGATGGTAAACTTATAATCTATAATTGCGATCCGACATTTTACCTCAGCACATTGGAAAGGTCATATTATAATACAAGACAGGGAAGGGAGATAATCTCATTAATAGAATATTATAGGCCATCCATTTATGTTGAAGCACACTGTTACAAGGATTATAGGGGACTTATAGACCCGGATCGTAAAAGGAAGATGGGGGTACCGCCCCTTATTGAATTGGAAAATGGTGTTCTAATAGGCTCGGTATCCCCTCATATAAGGACTAGCTTTTTTAAACGGGCTGATGTTTGCATCACCCTTGAAATGCCATGCATCCACGATAAAATAGACACTGAAGCCCTTGAAACCTATACCAATATTTTAAAGGTCATAGCTTCGATAAAAGACCGTCCAGAGTTGGAGGAAAAACTTGCAAAAAGATACCCTGAACAGGTTGAAACTGCAAGAAGATATGCTATAGAATTTTTCGGAGATTATCCACCATTCTAA
- the ahcY gene encoding adenosylhomocysteinase: MPYNVRDISLAPQGEEKIEWVQRHMPVLEHIKREFEEKKPFKGITIASCLHLEPKTINLGLTLMAGGAEVAMTGCNPLSTQDDAAAAGASLGLNIYGWRGETTQEYYENIHRVLDHEPDILIDDGADMIFLAHRERPEILDKIRGACEETTTGIHRLRAMAEDGALRFPVMAVNDAYTKYLFDNRYGTGQSTLDSIMGATNMLIAGKTVVICGYGWCGRGIAMRADGLGANVIITEVDPIRALEARMDGFRVMKVNEAVRHADILITATGNIDVVSLEDFKKMKDGCIMANAGHFNVEINRDDLLSLSVNNRIIREDIEEFILEDGRRLYLLAEGRLVNLASTRGQGHPAEIMDMSFSLQALSAQHLLSVDYEPGVYKSPDEIDLKVARLKLESMNIEIDELTPRQVEYLSNWQEGT, encoded by the coding sequence ATGCCATATAATGTAAGGGACATTTCATTAGCCCCCCAGGGGGAGGAGAAAATAGAATGGGTTCAAAGGCACATGCCAGTCCTTGAACATATAAAAAGAGAATTCGAAGAAAAAAAACCATTCAAGGGGATTACAATAGCCTCATGTTTGCACTTGGAGCCAAAAACCATCAACCTTGGATTAACTTTAATGGCTGGAGGGGCTGAAGTCGCGATGACAGGCTGCAATCCACTTTCAACCCAAGACGATGCTGCGGCGGCAGGAGCATCCCTCGGCCTCAACATTTATGGTTGGCGTGGTGAAACAACACAGGAATATTATGAGAATATTCATCGCGTACTCGACCATGAACCAGACATCCTAATAGATGATGGAGCTGATATGATATTCCTCGCCCATAGAGAAAGGCCTGAAATATTGGATAAGATAAGGGGGGCGTGTGAAGAGACCACTACTGGCATACACCGTCTCAGGGCCATGGCAGAGGATGGTGCGCTACGATTCCCTGTTATGGCTGTTAATGACGCTTATACAAAGTATCTTTTCGATAATAGGTATGGTACTGGCCAGTCGACACTTGATTCTATAATGGGCGCAACCAACATGTTAATAGCTGGTAAGACTGTTGTCATTTGTGGTTATGGGTGGTGTGGTCGTGGCATCGCTATGAGAGCTGATGGTCTCGGGGCTAACGTTATCATAACTGAGGTGGATCCTATAAGGGCCCTTGAGGCTAGGATGGATGGTTTCAGGGTTATGAAGGTTAATGAGGCTGTTAGACATGCTGATATACTTATAACAGCCACTGGGAATATTGATGTTGTCTCCCTGGAGGATTTTAAGAAGATGAAGGATGGTTGTATAATGGCTAATGCCGGCCATTTTAATGTGGAGATAAACCGTGATGATCTTCTGAGCCTCTCGGTTAATAATAGGATTATTAGAGAGGATATTGAAGAGTTCATATTGGAGGATGGTAGAAGGTTGTATCTCCTTGCTGAGGGTAGATTAGTTAACCTGGCATCTACTAGGGGACAGGGACACCCTGCGGAGATAATGGATATGAGTTTTTCACTCCAGGCACTTTCTGCGCAACATCTTCTAAGCGTGGATTATGAACCTGGGGTTTATAAATCCCCTGATGAGATCGATTTGAAGGTTGCAAGGTTGAAACTAGAATCTATGAATATAGAGATAGATGAATTAACACCTAGACAAGTGGAATATTTGAGTAATTGGCAGGAAGGGACATGA